A stretch of Ursus arctos isolate Adak ecotype North America unplaced genomic scaffold, UrsArc2.0 scaffold_4, whole genome shotgun sequence DNA encodes these proteins:
- the LOC125281851 gene encoding olfactory receptor 4N4C-like: MENDNSTVVKEFILLGLTQSQDIQLLVFVLILIFYLIILPGNFLIILTIRSDPGLTAPLYFFLGNLAFLDASYSFIVAPRMLVDFLSEKKVISYRGCITQLFFLHFLGGGEGLLLVVMAFDRYIAICRPLHYSTVMNPRACHALLLALWLGGFIHSIIQVAFILCLPFCGPNQLDNFFCDVPQVIQLACTDTFVVELLMVFNSGLLTLLCFLGLLSSYAVILCHVRGSASEGKSKALSTCTTHVIIILLMFGPAIFIYTRPFRALPADKVVSFFHTVIFPLMNPLIYTLRNQEVKTSMRRLLRRHVVC; the protein is encoded by the coding sequence ATGGAAAATGACAACAGCACAGTGGTGAAAGAATTCATCCTTCTTGGTCTGACCCAATCTCAAGATATTCAGCTCCTGGTctttgttctaattttaattttctatctcATCATCCTCCCTGGAAACTTCCTCATTATCCTCACCATCAGATCAGACCCTGGCCTCACAGCCCCCCTCTACTTCTTTCTGGGCAACTTGGCCTTCCTGGATGCATCCTATTCCTTCATTGTGGCTCCCAGGATGCTGGTGGACTTTCTTTCTGAGAAGAAGGTAATCTCCTACAGGGGTTGCATCACTCAGCTCTTTTTCTTGCACTTCcttggaggaggggaaggattACTCCTTGTTGTGATGGCCTTTGACCGCTACATTGCCATCTGTCGGCCTCTACACTATTCAACTGTCATGAACCCTAGAGCCTGCCATGCCTTGCTGTTGGCGCTGTGGCTTGGAGGCTTTATCCACTCCATTATCCAGGTGGCCTTCATCCTCTGCTTGCCCTTCTGTGGCCCAAACCAGCTGGATAACTTCTTCTGTGATGTGCCACAGGTCATCCAGCTGGCCTGCACAGACACTTTTGTGGTGGAGCTTCTGATGGTCTTCAACAGCGGCCTGCTCACCCTCCTGTGCTTCCTAGGGCTTTTGTCTTCCTACGCGGTCATCCTCTGCCATGTACGTGGGTCTGCTTCTGAAGGGAAGAGCAAAGCACTGTCCACATGCACCACTCATGTCATTATTATACTTCTCATGTTTGGACCTGCTATCTTCATCTACACTCGCCCCTTCAGGGCCTTGCCAGCTGACAAGGTAGTTTCCTTTTTCCAtactgtgatctttccattaatGAATCCTCTGATTTATACCCTTCGCAACCAGGAAGTGAAAACTTCCATGAGGAGGTTATTGAGACGGCATGTGGTCTGCTGA
- the LOC125281853 gene encoding LOW QUALITY PROTEIN: olfactory receptor 4M1-like (The sequence of the model RefSeq protein was modified relative to this genomic sequence to represent the inferred CDS: deleted 1 base in 1 codon; substituted 1 base at 1 genomic stop codon): MEPVNYTRVTEFVLTGLSQTREVQLVLFVIFLSFYLFILPGNILIICTIGLDPHLTSPIYFLLANLAFLDIWYSSITAPKTLVDFFVENKRISFGGCIAQLFFLHFTGASEMFLLTVMAFDRYAAICRPLHYATLMNRRLCCILVALSXLGGFIHSIIQVALIVRLPFCGPNELDSYFCDITQVVRIACANTFPEELVMIFSSGLISVVCFIALLMSYAFLLAMLKKHSGSGESTSWAMSTCYSHITIVVFMFGPSIYIYARPFDSFSLDKVVSVFHTVIFPLLNPIIYTLGNKEVKTAMRKLVNRCILCKEK; encoded by the exons atggaaCCCGTAAATTACACCAGGGTGACCGAATTTGTTCTCACTGGCTTATCCCAGACTCGAGAAGTACAACTAGTCCTATTTGTCATATTTCTATCCTTCTATCTGTTCATCCTTCCAGGGAATATTCTTATTATTTGCACCATCGGGCTTGACCCTCATCTGACCTCACCCATATATTTCCTGTTGGCTAATCTAGCCTTCCTTGACATTTGGTACTCCTCCATCACAGCCCCTAAAACGCTCGTAgatttctttgtggaaaataaGAGAATTTCCTTTGGTGGGTGCATTGCACAGCTCTTCTTCTTGCACTTCACTGGGGCCTCCGAGATGTTCCTGCTCACAGTAATGGCCTTTGACCGCTATGCCGCCATCTGCCGCCCTCTCCACTATGCTACTCTCATGAATCGACGTCTCTGCTGTATCCTGGTGGCTCTCTCCTAGTTGGGGGGCTTTATTCATTCTATAATACAAGTGGCTCTCATTGTTCGACTTCCCTTCTGTGGGCCCAATGAGTTAGACAGTTACTTCTGTGACATCACGCAGGTAGTCCGGATTGCCTGTGCCAATACCTTCCCAGAGGAGTTAGTGATGATTTTTAGCAGTGGTCTGATCTCTGTGGTATGTTTCATTGCTCTCCTAATGTCCTATGCCTTCCTCCTGGCCATGCTGAAGAAACACTCAGGCTCAGGTGAGAGTACCAGCTGGGCCATGTCCACCTGCTATTCCCACATCACC ATTGTGGTATTTATGTTTGGACCATCCATCTACATTTATGCTCGCCCATTTGACTCTTTTTCCCTAGATAAGGTGGTGTCTGTGTTCCATACTGTGATATTCCCTTTACTTAATCCCATTATCTACACCTTGGGAAATAAGGAAGTAAAGACAGCCATGAGGAAGTTGGTCAACAGATGTATTTTATGCAAAGAGAAGTGA